ATTTTTTTTGTGTACTTTATTTCCTCAATTATTTCGAAAGGAAACCCCTCCGTTACTGTTGACTGGAGAGTTTTCGCTAATGGGTTTACATGTGCTAAGTAGTTGCTTAAATAGCTCAAATATGCTGAATGTACCGCTTCGGTTTTGTTGATGACAATGACGTCGGCAGCTGTGATTTGCCGTAACACTTCATCCCTTTCCTTGATCTGATCTTCAATAAGTGCAGCATCAACCAAGCAAATAATCTTTTTTAATGGGAAGTAGCTCTTAAACACTGGATGCCTTGTAAAAGGTTCTGTTATAGCATCGGGTATGGCAAGACCTGTACATTCAATAACGAGTTCATCAAAGCTGTCTTGTTTTTGATAGAGCGATTCGAGTGCGGTGTAAAGTTCATCGTTCAGCGTACAACAGATGCACCCCTCTTGGAGCGCTACCAATTGTCCATAGTTTTCATTGAGCAAGGAACTATCTATATTTAGTTGTCCTATCTCATTTTCAATGATAGCAAAACGTTTTTTCGGATAGGATTTCATTAAGGCATTTAGAAAAGTCGTTTTTCCTGCACCTAAAAAGCCAGTTAAAATGGTTACTGGGCGAGCATGGGCTGTATTCATTTGCGATGATTATACATTTAATCTGCTTCTGGTATCATCCCAACGAAAGTCGGGGAAAGGCAGATCTTATTTCAATAAATTGAAAAATTCGTTTCGTTTACTTTCTGATAAGAATATACCGCTGTATTCCAGCGTTGTTGTACAGCTGCTGGTGTCTTTGACACCCCGGGCGGAGACACAGAGATGATCGGCATCAATCATAACAATGATATCATCTGTTGCTAAGGTGGATCTGAGCTCATTGTAAATCTGTAAAGTAAGGCGTTCCTGCACCTGTGGTCGATGCGCATAGTAGTCTACAATACGGTTTATTTTTGACAGTCCTATTACGCGGTCTTTGGGGATATAGCCTATATGTGCCCGCCCTACGATTGGTAAAAAATGATGTTCACAGGCTGAATTTACCCGTATGTCTTTTTCCATCAATAGCTTATTGTAGCCATAGCGATTTTCGAAGGTGGACAGCTTGGGCTTGTTAACCGGGTTAAGGCCATAGAACAATTCGTTGATATACATTTTTGCTACACGATGGGGCGTTCCGCTCAGACTGTCATCTTGGAGGTCGAGGCCAAGTTCATACATGATGTCCTTAAAAAGTTGAGATATCTTGCTGATTTTTTCTTCGTCTGTTCGATCAAATGCATCGGGTCGCAGGGGAGTATCCATTGAAGTCATCATGTGTTGGTCTCCTAAATCTTCCGGATTGGATGCTGTATCTTTTTTTAATAATGTGTTCATAAATTAATTTTTATCAAATCGTACTGATTATACCTCTTGTCTATTGTCAAATGGAGTTGCCATTTCATAGCGCTATTCGCGTTATAAATATAGTTAAAAAACATCAAATGCAATATAGTTGCTTTTACTGTTTTTTAACTATATTTGAT
The DNA window shown above is from Sphingobacterium thalpophilum and carries:
- a CDS encoding GTP-binding protein codes for the protein MNTAHARPVTILTGFLGAGKTTFLNALMKSYPKKRFAIIENEIGQLNIDSSLLNENYGQLVALQEGCICCTLNDELYTALESLYQKQDSFDELVIECTGLAIPDAITEPFTRHPVFKSYFPLKKIICLVDAALIEDQIKERDEVLRQITAADVIVINKTEAVHSAYLSYLSNYLAHVNPLAKTLQSTVTEGFPFEIIEEIKYTKKIEAFSFLKNVNLSSSLILGKSSLAKQHLSDIATRVYTFAEEFNFVNLFLGLSKLVGKYPNKIYRMKGIGYKKDENKKIIIQTVGSRVDMDYGNHWKKDERKMNTLVFIGKELDSLSIQDLLIRMLTIKEKQ
- the folE gene encoding GTP cyclohydrolase I FolE; the protein is MNTLLKKDTASNPEDLGDQHMMTSMDTPLRPDAFDRTDEEKISKISQLFKDIMYELGLDLQDDSLSGTPHRVAKMYINELFYGLNPVNKPKLSTFENRYGYNKLLMEKDIRVNSACEHHFLPIVGRAHIGYIPKDRVIGLSKINRIVDYYAHRPQVQERLTLQIYNELRSTLATDDIIVMIDADHLCVSARGVKDTSSCTTTLEYSGIFLSESKRNEFFNLLK